A region from the Sandaracinus amylolyticus genome encodes:
- a CDS encoding enoyl-CoA hydratase-related protein, translating into MEARAYRTLLVAQTGAVATITMNKPERKNPLGPEMVNELCWALDDAKDDASVRAIVLTGAGGAFSAGGDLKQMSGGADGGAEPLAPRGDYVDLLLRFTTVGKPTIARVPGIAMGGGLGLVASCDFAIGCESATFGTPEIKRGLFPMMIMAVLRRVVSRRRLMEMMLLGEKLDAREAERIELISKCVPDAELDASVSALAEKLAAQSPTAMRMGLAAFHAQADRDLASALPYLRDQLVAILGTEDAREGLMAFMEKRTPQWTGR; encoded by the coding sequence ATGGAGGCGCGCGCGTATCGGACCTTGCTCGTCGCGCAGACGGGCGCGGTGGCGACGATCACGATGAACAAGCCCGAGCGGAAGAACCCGCTCGGGCCCGAGATGGTGAACGAGCTCTGCTGGGCGCTCGACGACGCGAAGGACGACGCGTCGGTGCGTGCGATCGTGCTGACGGGCGCAGGCGGCGCGTTCAGCGCGGGCGGCGATCTCAAGCAGATGTCGGGTGGCGCGGACGGCGGGGCCGAGCCGCTCGCGCCGCGCGGCGACTACGTCGATCTGCTCTTGCGCTTCACGACGGTCGGGAAGCCGACGATCGCGCGCGTGCCGGGGATCGCGATGGGGGGTGGGCTCGGGCTCGTCGCGTCGTGCGACTTCGCGATCGGGTGCGAGAGCGCGACGTTCGGGACGCCCGAGATCAAGCGCGGGCTCTTCCCGATGATGATCATGGCGGTGCTGCGTCGCGTCGTGAGCCGGCGACGGCTCATGGAGATGATGCTGCTCGGCGAGAAGCTCGATGCGCGCGAGGCCGAGCGCATCGAGCTGATCTCGAAGTGCGTGCCCGACGCGGAGCTCGACGCGTCGGTGAGCGCGCTCGCCGAGAAGCTCGCGGCACAGTCGCCGACCGCGATGCGCATGGGGCTCGCCGCGTTCCACGCGCAGGCGGATCGTGATCTCGCGAGCGCCCTGCCCTACTTGCGTGATCAGCTCGTCGCGATCCTCGGCACCGAGGACGCGCGCGAGGGCCTCATGGCGTTCATGGAGAAGCGCACGCCGCAGTGGACCGGTCGCTGA